GGGATGATCAGCCATTAAGTAACAGTTGGATACATCTCATCACTTCTCTAAAATAAAGATTTAGTTGATGATTACTTCTCATAAATTCCCGTTTTGGTATGGAAAGTCGCACATTTAATCCTAGAATTTGTCATTTTCACTATATTTGTATTAACAAAACCTTTTGGTAGTTAATCATTGCTTGCTATCCACTCTATCACATGATTTGACTCTAGCAAGTGGCAAAGGTTAGTTGGGAAAAGACTTAATTGAGTGCCGAATTGCCAAAGCTCTTCGTAAGAGAAACTTAATAGATAATGTATTGGATCTTTGTATATCATGAATTGAAATACTTCCGTAACAcgtttctttgttctttttttgttccatTGCAATAGGATGCGGGTGTTGCTTCTTTTCAGTCGGACACCTCATGGACGAACACCAGACAAGAAGACCCCCTGAGAAGTTATGCGTATTATGCTAGTTGATTCCAAACTTCCCGGTAACTCTGTGGTAGTGCTTGCAGCAGAGAATATTATGGATACAAAAGATATATGAGCTACTCCCATTGTGCAAGTTGTGTATAGGAAAAGTCAAAATCTTACCTCGTTCATTCTTATGTACAGTAATATGATAAAGTATATATTCCTCCTAATTCGTGAGTAATTGGGAATATGTTGTTTAACAGACTGGAGAATTACTTGATAAAAATGAGAAATCACGGGCACGCCTTCGGACAACAAGAATACTTGCAAGGACTTCAGAACAAAAAGAAGCTGTAGTCTCTTAGTGTATTGGAGATTGGTTAATCACCTCCCGACCCTATCCTTCTGATCCCTATGGTGGGGGATGCTGTGAGAATTTAGGGAAgttctattttcttttgtttttctcagAATTTTGGGAATGACTCTAATAACTTTGTGGAGTCAGACTATTTTGGAAGGCCCCCTCATTCTCTACTCTACAGATTTTAATTCTtcggagagggggggggagggaaattTTATCCTCTGTTGTTCGCTACCCGAACAGCACAGTGTTGTTCCCTCACATGAGGCGCGAAATGATGACTTAATCTCCCTCGGGgaatgtgttcgggcaaggaGATTAAGTCATCATTTTGCCTCCTTGTGAGGGGACAGCAGATGCTGTTAGGGGGAGAGAAGAGGAGTGACCCAGGaggcttgaactcaagacctcctgatagGATGGGCTGATAGATACCTAAATCCATATTGACACAAAATTTAGGAGTGAAGGTTAGAAATACCCTACCCTTTTTTGACACTCATATGTCTCATAACAAGAGggttccgtttggttgcaagggaaattaaagggaagggaagggaaaattttcaaacctaaaaaagaaacttttgtaatcattatcccatgtgattgtataaactaattaaatttcttaccaaacctagtaaagatacattttacatgtaatatttattttacattttaaatcaaagggaaatggatgcaaagtaaagtgaaatttaataaccacaTATGGAATGATTCGGAGTTAGATATATTGTCATatggtgtcacatggggtaatgattaaaaaagtttattttttaagtatgaaaatttcacttcccttctctttaattccccttacaaccaaaCAGAGCCGAGGGGGTGAAGGGATATCAAAACTGCCTCCAAAAATTTGTTTATAACGAGTCTGAGCATTGGACTGGTCAACTCATGATCGGTCCTGATACCACAAATCTTTCAGATTCTCCCAACAAGTACGCTAAAAAAAACTCCAGAAAATGAGAAAGGACCACTTAACAGATACAAAGAACATGAATGAAGCTTTTATTACTAAACGAAGGCCAAATACAGGGACATCTGTTCTTACATCCCCGTCGCCTTCTCATCTCTCAACTCAAGGGATGAATTTCATCCTGGAACACCTTAGAGACACCAGATAACCGAAAAATAATTACATCAAATTTGCAAGACCCTTTGAATCATTCAAATGAATACATTTCATATGACATTCAGAACCCAAACCGATTGTCCATATCCCCTTCTTCCCCACTACTGAAAGATCCAACCACCTCGTCATCCTCCTCTTCGTCACCCTCAGTTACAATCTCAAGAATTCCTGTACCAGCATCGAAATCCAAATTGTCAATGACAAAATCCCCatcttcatcatcctcatcCATCTCATCTATactttcatcatcatcttcatcaccaTTGCTCATATCATCACCTTCACTATCGATGTCAGCATCCAGGTCAGTTCCTGATATCGGCTCATCAGCTCCtgaatcatcatcatcttcctcaGTTTCAGCGTCATCAGGATCAGAATCATCATCAGTTGGCCGCCTTCGGCCTATCTCATACAGCCTAGCAGAAGCAAACATCTCCTCATGGTCATCCATAGATACCAAACCGACAAAAGAATCAGTTGGCTCTGTTGAAAAATCAAGGACACAGCGATCAACAGGGACTGTGGCTATGTCTGAGTAGTTAACAGCATCCACAGTCCGAAATGCTGAAAAAAGGGGGTGCCTGACGCGCCGGGTGTTTACTGCCGATGTTATGTCCTCAAGATTCCTCCGGAGGATTGCATAGATTACATCTCCACGTCCATTGAATGTTATAACTGTCTGGTCCAAAGAAGGTACACTGCGTAGAAGCTTGAACTTTCGGAGATCCCAGACTTCGGAATTTATAATAACCTACAAATTTCATATCGTCACCAGTTAGCAATTATAAACACTACAACTACCTAACAAAGGAAAGACAGGTTTAAGCATCCCCATCAAACCAAAAGGAGCTGACTAGATTTCATTACATGGATAACAAGTCAAGAATCAAGACTCATTACAGATGTTTAGATGCAAAAATTTATTCCTACTTTAGTGATGATCCTAGTCCAGAGCTGCTATTTAAAATCtgattttcaaatttaaaatatgCACACTAAATAATTTGGAGAATGAAAAGCTTTATACATACCTCATTTCCAGCAGGATGAAATCCACCACCCCCGTAATCAGTGAACTGGTCAAAACGATGAACAGGTCCAGAACCCCGCCGATCCCATAAGACTCCATTCCACAGTAGCATTGTGTCTAATGGGCTAAAATGTATGAGAGACTGTACATGCCCTCTGCCCGGGCCTGAAGAAATTGTAGAGGAATCAGACAACTTCAACTCCAGATTGAAGGTCTGGATGTCATACAAGAGAACTTCACGCCTGCTCGACTCTGATGATAAGGCAGCAAATGTGGTCCCTGAATTGCTGAAccgtgccaacttgcatccctcAAATGAACGCATGGGCCCTGCTGAAACTGAAGATGCATCCCATAATCGCACATCATAGGATCCGGAAGAGAGAATCAGCTGGCTATCCCCACACAAGGCCGACTGGACATGTGAAATTGATGACTGATGGCTTGTGTAGCTCTCCAGAACATTACCACTGTTTGAGTCAAAAATCTTGAGTTCACCAGAATGGCTGCCAGTCGCAATCTGGGAGGAGTCCCCAAGAAAAGTTATGCATGTCAGGAGGGTGCCATCATCCCGGCAAGTACGCCATGGCCTGAATCTTCTGTAGACAAACTGACGATCCATATGGTTTCCATGAATTCCACCATAATGGTTCCGGAACTCACGTGTGCTCAGCCTAGCAGTGACATTTGCAGGTGCATCAACATTTCTTCTTGATTCAGGGCACATATGTGGGTATAGAAGAGAAAGTGGAGGTAAAGTGGTTATTGGAGCAGGGCATTGGCGATGCTGGTGCTTTAGATACTGCACCACAAGATGGTCTAGAGTTACTCGTTCTGTGATACTAGATACTGAGTCAGCAAGAAGACCAGGGAGGGAGGAAGAGGGAGTCATCGGGCCCAATGGGGTACTACTATTTTGTTGGCTATTATCCAAATTATCAGTAACAATCCCACTTGCAGTTGAGCGCCCAAACTGATCCCACTGACTAGAACTCTGTGTAACAGACAACCCAATAGAATCCATCGGTTGATTGCTTCTACGGACAGTACTGGGTGTCTGGCATATTGGAGACCGGAACACATGCTCGCCAGTTGCATGGCGCTTCCCTTGTGAAGCAAATCCACTATCCTTGAAGTCTGTTAGTTTTCGTTTCACTGGTAACACGATTGGAGTCTTAAACTGGAGTTCTGTATCTACACAAGGCTTTAGAGCAGACACTGCTGAAGCATCTGATACCCCAGAAGCTGCAGATGCATATCTTGAAGTACCGGAACACTTGCTATTTGACGGTGGATTAGACAGAGCCTGGTTTCTTGACTGAAAGCTGATATTTGGTGAGAAAAGCAGTGGTTTCTTCTTTAAAGAAGGCACAACTGAATCAGTCTTTAGGCTTGAATCCTCATCTCGTGCTGTTGGTTTTGATGCATCTGAGATAAACCCACAAGGAGTGCGACCAGATGGCCACTGAATTTGAGTGTGTGGGGTTTCTTGAACATAAATTTGGTGTCGgagtggaggtggtgctgccgAAGATCGCAAAGGTGTCAACTGAGCCTCTTTTAGCAATGAATCAGCAGTACTGGTCAAGCCAGATGCCTGAAGGTGCTCATGTATAAGGAGTAAAAGCTCCCTGAAACCAGCACACAAAAAGGGAGTGAATAGAAAGAGATGAACGAGTTAGTACAGAATTGCAAAACAAAGAAGTGGAAATACCTGGAATGGTAAGTAATAGGAGTGGCAGCAGCTATAGCTGCTCTTTCAATACGCCTCAAAGTAGGGGCAGCAGCATCTGTGGCGGCTAGTGTGCTTGCACGCCCTGAATTTGTTACAATCTGTACGGCAAGCATAAATGTATGTTATATAATGATTTTCTCATAACTGAATATGATTATTTGAGTTTTTTGCCCAGCATAACCAGATACAAACTGCAAAAGTCGAGCCATGATTTGTTCATTTCTATGCCACataacaagagagagagaggtttctaGGTAAGCACCCGTAGAGAtgaatctcttgatgagcacacCCATTTCTGCCATGTGAAGAGCTGATGAAGCACCCGTGGTGTCAAGTCTCAATtcatatcgaccgatatggccagATACGTATTGAGATTGGCCAAGTCAATATGATACAGAACTGATACATAAAAATATTTATGCAGAGAACTGTATCGAACAGATACAGATCGATACAGGCCTATACAGTCAAAAAATAGGctgccaaaacccaaaaatcccaGTTTTCAAAGAATAACTTTTTTCTACTCTGATTTATTGGCCAAAACCTAAGTGGATCTCATCCATACTCAAAAATGACCTAGGAGGAATGATTAAACAGGCAAAAATTAGCACTTGCGAATTGCGAATGAAGACTTGAACCAcatggatttttctttttcaaatcttcATGCTTAATTGCttcttattacttattagtAGGTCTGATATTACAATTGCCAATGAAAACTTGAATCACATACATGCCACAAAGACAAAGATAACCTGACATTAGTAGGACTATTgtttattgcttatttatggtATACAATGCTTAAAAGCACTAGATTTGCACATTATCATAAGCATATCCATGTGCATCAAAGCGTATCTCCGATAAGTCTCTAAGACATCTACTAAAACCAGTTTTCTGATATGCTgcccgataccaatacttgaCACCTTGGGAGCATCCCTAGATCGTATACATGTACAGTTTCCAGGTTCATCCCAGTTAAATGCACCATCTAGTGAATTTTCTTCTTGTAATTTCAAGCAAAAGCGAGTGCAAGACTAGTGCCAGAGTTGTCAAGGGCGTGAGGTGTACGGTGTACCCAAGACAAAAATGCTTCCCCAGGACAAGGCATACCCCTAAGGGATGTGAGGCACACTCTTCTTCAAATAATTGTTAATTATTTATTAGAACACGCTATAATATAAAACAGCAAATAATTCATAATACTTTATATAAATTAGCACAAATTAGAGCTTTATACAAATAAAGTTGTTAAATCCTAAAAAGAACCAAAATATCTTGGGAGAATGTCCTTTACATGGTTTAGTGTAGCTAAGCTCCTCTTGGTGGCCCAACTAGTTGTGCAATGTGGTAGGATGATATGGTGATACCCCTATTGAATAGATAGGGCAAGGTTTGGTTGGTATACAACCCCCTATTGGCATGCACCCTCTCCATATTCCATATTTTGGAGTGCACCCCATTGGCACTCCTGGATTCCCAAAGCTTTTTGTTTACCACATGGCCAATTCCAATTGggatgaaacttgacatatgaacAGGTAACCTTGAAgtctacctgtccacaaaatttaggCCCCATCTGACATGCCACATGAGAGAAAATATGGGTCAAACTGATAAGCCTCACTAGGTGGGCCAACCAACCAGGAAATATTTTCCTGATTCTTACTTTATCTAAATATTAAACAAAGGAGTTGTCCAAAGCTTCAAATGCATAATTCTCATAAATAATAAAGATTATATACAATGGTAAGGtttctccattgtgacctatcggtcgtgggttcgagtctggaaacagcctctccacaaaGTGGGGGTTAAGGCTGtatatattatgaccctccccagaccccgcaatggcgaGAGCCTAGTGCAATGGGTACGCCTTTTTATATACAATAGCTTACAACAATTAACAGAACAAGACAATACCATGACATCACACAACTATACAAAACTACAAGTAATTAGCAAATACACTAACAATGTAGACAACAGCAAAGACAAAGTTCCATAACCTAACCACTTTGCAAAATTACATAGCAAGgcagaaaattttatttattcaaCCAGAAGGAGCCCATAAGGCTGCAATTGTCAGACAAGAAGGGATTATGCTTCGTTTGCTTGAATAGAGCAACCCAACCACCAAAGCACAGAGTCATAAACCTCAGCGACATATAAAGCACAAAGGGTGTGTGCTTCTCAAATGAGGCAAATACCTCAATAACACTAGCTGGTGTGGCTATTTTGAACATTAAATAGATGGTGACCATGACACCATGTGGATTGACCATCTGACAACTACTGAAAAATCATATGGCCCATCATGTATTGAACATAATTCTCATAGTATCATTAGACATCCAAATGTAAACTAAAATTGAATGGTAAAGTGTGCCACGGAACTGACTTGTCCACAACATTTGAGCACctgcatatttttattttatttatttatttgtttttatttttattttttttgtttggggggggggcgATAGAGCACAAAAAGGTGCCCCAACTAGAGATTTCCTCTCTATTGGTGTTCAATTGGAGGAAAAATCCCCCCACTCCGAgcctccaaaataaaaataaaaaagtttgcTTTCCTATTCATTCCTATACCTTGTAGAAACTAGAAAAATGTGCTTCACAAATCAAAGGAATGAGTCAAAGGGCACGTTATCCACTACAACCTCCAATCATGGCCCACCTAGAAGATGTTCAGCACCATTTATTGCAGAATCTTTAGGGGATGAGTAGCAAAGAGAACCTGCACTGCCTATGTGCCGGTGACCCCAAATGAAGTTGGAATGCCATTTCCCCGACAACGGCAGGCATGGGGATACTCAGATTTTCTTTCCACACACACACGAGCAAATTGGAAATCTGAATGTAGGGCCTAATGATGCTTACCCCAATCAATTCTATTGCCACTTGGGCAAGTTCTGCGTGCCACCTGCCCTGCTCTGAACCAGGCGTCTGGTTGCCTGAATCTCTGATTAGCTCTGAAAGTTTTTTCCCCACCTACAAcaaaatttcatatttaaagATACAGATCAAAGACAAATCTCAAATGTTTATAAATGTGCACAGAGCAATCATCTGCAAAACCTCTGTTTTTTGGAACAAGCAACAAAAAGATGAAATTTATTAGAGAAGCAAGCACACACAAACACAACAGGTGGCCAAAATAAAGGAAGCTCAGCAAGGAGAGCAGAAAAGGGAAACAGCAAGAAACACAACCGGGAACACTGAGAGACAACAGAACCCTCACAGAACAACATGCTCCATACACCCACCACCCAAACTGCAAGTCTGCAACataccacccccccccccttccaagAAAGAACTGGAAACAGCAAAACGGAGCAGAGAGAAACCCTTCCCCTCGCCAGCCAactaaaatgggaaaaaaatagaCCACAAAAATTATGAGCATTAATTATATCAAGATTGGAATGCAGTCTATGTATTTCACAGAAATGACACATGGTAAACCAACTTTTATACAAATACCTTCAGACACTATAGCAGCAGTATGTTAAAAAAATGGTTGCCATGTTCACAACTGCAAGGGTAACTAAGCTAGAAGAGTGACACTTAGAAATATTTAGCACTTACAAACCATAGATCGTAAACAAAAAACAACTGTATCCTCGGAAAATGTAGCTTTATATGACCATCATGAGAAGTTCTTACTTTTCACATTAAACTTTTCTTCCTGTCTCAACCAGTGAATAAAGATAAATCCAAATGACTACATGTGCTCAGTGGGAATTAATAATTTCTGTTTCCATCAAAGAAGCCAACCTCCACCCCAAgggggtagctcagttggcatttggcaaggaccaacacctcacaatagaGCTCAtaagttcaactctccttgagGCATACCTATccaaaaatattagaaaaaaaaaaagccaaccaaccccccccccccaaaaaaaaaaaaaaaaaatgaaataggcAACCCACAACCCAGTCATTTTATCAATAAAACTCCTTTTCCTTAAAATCATCTGAGCAAATGCCACCCATAAGAATTGAATTTCCCCTAACCAGCAGCCAGTGTTGTCATCCAAAAAAGAGCAGTGATCAGATTACTAGTATATTAAAAGGTAGGAATTTTGGTATTGGACCATCACCTGAAGCTTTGTCAAAATATGTGCAATTGATTCATCTCTGGCCAAACCAAGCAGGACTCGGCATGCAAGAGCCCGTATACAGTCAAGAGCACTAAGAGGTGTGAGTATGCGAGGATGGAGAAGATGCAAAAGGACCTTTATTCCATTGTTGGCTCGAACAACCTCCCTTGCCTGACGATAGCCTTGTTCCAAGTGTGTAGCAAAGCCAGCACAACCTGTTCCAGAACCTAAGGATATCCTACGATCTCCCACCACCCCAGAAGTGACATTAGAAACAGCCGCTTGTGAATTATTATTGGAAGCTGGCATACCAAGTACTGTTGAGTGGCCACGTTCTGCAACAGCAGATTCTCCATTCCACTCCCTGGACTCATTTTGAATGGGCAAAGAAAGATTTCTGTCTAAGATATTTCTTTCAGCATGTCTTTCTCTATTCTCCACAGTAGAATCATTTGAGGTTTGAATTGAAATAGACTGCTGACCTTGTGCAAGCACAACTGGCTTGTTACTGATTGAAGGTGGTGGGCACACAAGATTAACCAACACATTGAGTGCTGGCTGAATAACCTgctaaaacaaaataaattgaTTCCAAATAGAATGTAAAACCATAAAACCAGCTTCAAAAGCCTTCTTCCAGCATCCAATTTCCAGAAAAATATTGACACCTAAGGTCTTTACCTCTGGATCTACATAGCCAGCACCATTTGCCGCATCCAAAATAACTGCCATACCAACACGATGATTGCTCAGTGTGGCATTTACAATCAGTTTACAGCCGTTAGACACCAATGTAACAATTTGAAGAACACCCAATGCATATTGAGCCAAGTCATGCAAGTAGCGCTCAACAGTTGGGGCCTaagtaaataagtaaataactcAATCAGTCACTCAACAATGATAAGGACGCAAATGAGCAGGGaaacaaatgaaatgaaagaaacaaaaggatTGGGAAGTGGGAAGCACATACTTGACATAATTCCAACATAATGATATGCCCATTGGAGGCTAAGAACTTTTCCACTGAAGGCCAACAAGCTCTTACAAATGCAGGACCAAGCTTCCGATCCCGCTGTATTTGCAGAAACACTGCGTCCATCGCCTCATTACTGATGTCAAGTGGCTTGTAGGCAGCCCTAGAACTTGGAATGTGCCGGGTGACACTTCGATTTTTATTAGGACGAATGGAATCCACAAGCAAGAGAAGGTGAGCCCTAAAGTATTGCCGAAGTGCAACACAGGTGTGATAAGCTATTTGCTTCTCCGATGCGGTCAGCACTTCTGCAGGTGACCGATCATTACGAAGAGACCCCAGATTAGACAGAGTGAGTGGCCCAGAATTACCTCCTGATCTCACCGAGGCAGCACCATGTAAGAGGTTTAGAAATTTCTGCAAGCCATCCTGTGCATCAAAAGAGTCCACAACTGCTCTAAAGACGAATGCAGCAGCAAAAAAAACAGCAGCATTTTTCCTGGCCTGATCTTGTTGACACTCAAGAAGTTGGAGAGCTAGCTCAACCACTTGATTGACAATATCTGGAGGTAGAGCACATACACGTTCCATAATTCCCTGATAGAATATTCCATAAAAAAGAATCTCTGGGTCAGAAAAGACCAGGATTGCAGATAATATAAACTAAATAAGTACAAAATGGAACTCTTAAGAATCATGTAGAATGATTATATATGCATTTACCTGAAGAGAACCAATAGTAAATAAGCAGGATGAAAGGCCAAAGAAAGTCTGAGCAATTCTTGGTACTGCAAGAAGTTTTTGCATGCCGCTGCGGTCAACCAATAATGCAGCAAATTTACGGTGAGCAGCTAAAGCACATATTAGCTTCAGCACATCAGGCAGAAGAATTGTGAAGTTTGCTGTCTCTCTATTTTTGGAACTCCTTTGAAGTAGTTCAAGGCAGACATCAACTCCCTTTTCATGGAGAACAGGGCCCAGGACTTCAACATATTCACCAAGTTTCTCAAGACATTGGACACAATATTTTTCTCTCAGCTGTGCAAGAGAGTACTTATCCAATACAAATGATCCTTCTAACTCCTCATCTTTGTCTGATTCtgtggccttcgaatcaattGAATCCTCATGGAGATTAGTTGAGCGCCTGTCAAACAACCAAAGTAAGTATAGCCACCATAAATACATACTATAAAGGCAtaaccaaagaaaatacaagagCAAGTTCCACTTACCTTGAGACCTCAGTTGCATTTGCAGCATCTATAACAGTGGATGCCGCTTTTGAAGCAGCTAAAACTGCAGCTTCTTCATCATTTGTACTCTTAAATTCCTACATAGGGAATGGATAAAGTAACGTACttataaaacagtaaaaataacaaaacacgGGGAAAAAAACCCATCAATACTCACCTCTATAGCAGCACTCTTCACAAGCTCAGCAGCAGCATCACCAGCTGCCTTAATTGCCTCTGCAGGCGCATTGGCTGTTCTGGCTTCAGCTTCAGCAGCTCTAACTGCTTTCTTTACCACATCAGAAATATCCCTTGTGCCAACTTTGCATTCTTGGAAAGGATCATCATTATCTTCTCTTGCTGCGCCAAATCCATCAGCATCAATCCGGCCTGAAGACTTTTTGGCATCAGAAACTCTTTTCACATCTTGATATCTTATTTGATTCCTCTCCCTGACAACCCGGCTTTGTCCTCCTAATCGTATTCCAGATCCTGGAGAGGTCAACACTCTGTCATTGTCTACAGCTCCTTCATTAgcccttccctttcctctaaTCCTTGCCCATCCACGGTTTGTTCGGCGCCTTGAAGACTCATCTCTGATATTCTCCTCACAATCCTCATCTCTCATGGATCTACTTGTACTATATCTGTCACCAAATTTGGACTTCCCATCATGCAAATCACGATTTTGCCTTTTTTCCTCATTAAGTGGTTCAACATCATCTTCATCAACCTCAAACACATCAACCCCCTCAGGTAAATCATCTGCATATTCTCGGGATTTTAGTGATTCTCCATCATCATCCCAACACTCTTCACCACACGCTTGTCTAATACTGATGGTTTTATCATGATCCCTCTCACCACTTTGATCATCTAAAAATCCCTCATCCACTAACCTAGGACCATCTAATTGAGTACCATCCAATACCTGCCAGAACCTACCCCTACTTTCTTCTCTACTTTTTATGCAAGAAGCACCAGATGTATTCTTATACTCTGTCAGATAACTTGAATCTTTTTTACTTGAACTTGTTTCCCCAAGAACCCTTGTGCGAAGATAACGCATGAGCTTGGCTGACAATCCAGATGTTAACAC
The nucleotide sequence above comes from Telopea speciosissima isolate NSW1024214 ecotype Mountain lineage chromosome 3, Tspe_v1, whole genome shotgun sequence. Encoded proteins:
- the LOC122656238 gene encoding DDB1- and CUL4-associated factor homolog 1-like isoform X1, which produces MESATDSLQPPAESEEPKNVSEDEILLSKAKNFISKITSSQENPNPKVLNALASILETQESRYIEESGHSSDTNGRASHSIGRLGNLVQENDDFCELISSKFLTETRYSTSIRAASARLLLSCSVTWMYPHVFEDGVLENIKSWVLDDNVRNFGDECNVKHDSGKYTPTDSEMLRTYATGLLAVCLSGGGQVVEDVLTSGLSAKLMRYLRTRVLGETSSSKKDSSYLTEYKNTSGASCIKSREESRGRFWQVLDGTQLDGPRLVDEGFLDDQSGERDHDKTISIRQACGEECWDDDGESLKSREYADDLPEGVDVFEVDEDDVEPLNEEKRQNRDLHDGKSKFGDRYSTSRSMRDEDCEENIRDESSRRRTNRGWARIRGKGRANEGAVDNDRVLTSPGSGIRLGGQSRVVRERNQIRYQDVKRVSDAKKSSGRIDADGFGAAREDNDDPFQECKVGTRDISDVVKKAVRAAEAEARTANAPAEAIKAAGDAAAELVKSAAIEEFKSTNDEEAAVLAASKAASTVIDAANATEVSRRSTNLHEDSIDSKATESDKDEELEGSFVLDKYSLAQLREKYCVQCLEKLGEYVEVLGPVLHEKGVDVCLELLQRSSKNRETANFTILLPDVLKLICALAAHRKFAALLVDRSGMQKLLAVPRIAQTFFGLSSCLFTIGSLQGIMERVCALPPDIVNQVVELALQLLECQQDQARKNAAVFFAAAFVFRAVVDSFDAQDGLQKFLNLLHGAASVRSGGNSGPLTLSNLGSLRNDRSPAEVLTASEKQIAYHTCVALRQYFRAHLLLLVDSIRPNKNRSVTRHIPSSRAAYKPLDISNEAMDAVFLQIQRDRKLGPAFVRACWPSVEKFLASNGHIIMLELCQAPTVERYLHDLAQYALGVLQIVTLVSNGCKLIVNATLSNHRVGMAVILDAANGAGYVDPEQVIQPALNVLVNLVCPPPSISNKPVVLAQGQQSISIQTSNDSTVENRERHAERNILDRNLSLPIQNESREWNGESAVAERGHSTVLGMPASNNNSQAAVSNVTSGVVGDRRISLGSGTGCAGFATHLEQGYRQAREVVRANNGIKVLLHLLHPRILTPLSALDCIRALACRVLLGLARDESIAHILTKLQVGKKLSELIRDSGNQTPGSEQGRWHAELAQVAIELIGIVTNSGRASTLAATDAAAPTLRRIERAAIAAATPITYHSRELLLLIHEHLQASGLTSTADSLLKEAQLTPLRSSAAPPPLRHQIYVQETPHTQIQWPSGRTPCGFISDASKPTARDEDSSLKTDSVVPSLKKKPLLFSPNISFQSRNQALSNPPSNSKCSGTSRYASAASGVSDASAVSALKPCVDTELQFKTPIVLPVKRKLTDFKDSGFASQGKRHATGEHVFRSPICQTPSTVRRSNQPMDSIGLSVTQSSSQWDQFGRSTASGIVTDNLDNSQQNSSTPLGPMTPSSSLPGLLADSVSSITERVTLDHLVVQYLKHQHRQCPAPITTLPPLSLLYPHMCPESRRNVDAPANVTARLSTREFRNHYGGIHGNHMDRQFVYRRFRPWRTCRDDGTLLTCITFLGDSSQIATGSHSGELKIFDSNSGNVLESYTSHQSSISHVQSALCGDSQLILSSGSYDVRLWDASSVSAGPMRSFEGCKLARFSNSGTTFAALSSESSRREVLLYDIQTFNLELKLSDSSTISSGPGRGHVQSLIHFSPLDTMLLWNGVLWDRRGSGPVHRFDQFTDYGGGGFHPAGNEVIINSEVWDLRKFKLLRSVPSLDQTVITFNGRGDVIYAILRRNLEDITSAVNTRRVRHPLFSAFRTVDAVNYSDIATVPVDRCVLDFSTEPTDSFVGLVSMDDHEEMFASARLYEIGRRRPTDDDSDPDDAETEEDDDDSGADEPISGTDLDADIDSEGDDMSNGDEDDDESIDEMDEDDEDGDFVIDNLDFDAGTGILEIVTEGDEEEDDEVVGSFSSGEEGDMDNRFGF